In the Elusimicrobiota bacterium genome, one interval contains:
- a CDS encoding GreA/GreB family elongation factor encodes MSRAFIKEDAGDPDELPERHQSAAPNYVTAEGLVALRHEAAELRARLEPLAKDSREARQIKRDLNYFEGRVASAIPVDPKVAPAGEVRFGAKVELRGEDGKTRTLAIVGQDEAEGGQDKIAWDSALALALMGAKVGDRIETEESGALEVAAIRYPRS; translated from the coding sequence ATGAGCCGGGCTTTCATCAAGGAAGACGCGGGCGATCCGGACGAACTGCCGGAGCGCCACCAGAGCGCGGCCCCGAACTACGTGACCGCCGAGGGGCTGGTGGCCCTGCGACATGAGGCCGCCGAGCTGCGCGCGCGGCTGGAGCCGCTGGCCAAGGACAGCCGAGAAGCGCGCCAGATCAAGCGCGACCTGAACTATTTTGAGGGCCGGGTGGCCAGCGCCATCCCGGTGGACCCCAAGGTCGCTCCGGCCGGCGAAGTCCGCTTCGGCGCGAAAGTGGAACTGCGCGGCGAGGACGGCAAGACGCGGACGCTGGCCATCGTGGGGCAGGACGAGGCTGAGGGCGGCCAGGACAAGATCGCTTGGGACTCGGCTTTGGCCTTGGCATTGATGGGCGCCAAAGTCGGGGACCGGATCGAGACCGAGGAATCCGGGGCGCTCGAAGTGGCGGCCATCCGTTACCCGAGGAGCTGA